One stretch of Chaetodon auriga isolate fChaAug3 chromosome 18, fChaAug3.hap1, whole genome shotgun sequence DNA includes these proteins:
- the slc30a2 gene encoding zinc transporter 2: protein MDNNAANSEKSQLIHEKNAKMYSLKLQSSFPDSKEQYPDFPLKNGGMAGAIELKRPVGAHCHGTKALVCEDSVDKLLAKKKLYIASAVCLVFMIGEVIGGYLAHSLAIMTDAAHLLTDFGSMMVSLFSLWISSRPPTKTMNFGWHRSEILGAFISVISIWIVTGALVYLAIERIVRNDYEIDGHVMLVTSGCAVIVNIIMAYILHHSTTFHAHGSGYHQIDEDGRSPVGHSHALLSGHGNTSVRAAFIHVVGDLLQSVGVMVAATVIYFRPEYKVADPICTFLFSVFVLCTTVTILRDVFRILMEGSPKGVEFNSVKEVLLSVKAVKSMHCLHLWALTLSQALVSVHLAIEEGADAQSVLQEATDLLHTKFGFYSITIQVELYSEDMSHCSHCQDPSD from the exons CTCCTTTCCAGACTCCAAAGAGCAATATCCCGACTTCCCTTTGAAGAATGGCGGCATGGCCGGCGCCATCGAGCTGAAACGACCCGTCGGCGCCCACTGCCACGGTACCAAAGCCTTGGTGTGTGAGGACAGCGTGGACAAGCTGCTGGCCAAGAAGAAACTCTACATCGCCTCCGCCGTCTGCCTGGTCTTCATGATTGGTGAAGTCATAG GAGGCTACCTGGCCCACAGCCTGGCCATCATGACGGATGCAGCCCACCTCCTGACAGATTTTGGCAGTATGATGGTGAGCCTGTTCTCCCTGTGGATCTCCTCCAGACCGCCCACCAAAACCATGAACTTCGGGTGGCACAGATCAG AGATCCTCGGGGCGTTCATCTCAGTCATTTCCATCTGGATCGTCACGGGGGCTCTGGTCTATTTAGCCATCGAGAGGATTGTACGCAACGACTATGAGATTGATGGCCACGTCATGTTAGTCACCTCCGGCTGTGCTGTCATTGTCAACATAAT catGGCCTACATCCTCCATCATTCCACCACCTTCCACGCCCACGGCAGCGGTTACCACCAGATCGACGAGGACGGGCGGAGTCCCGTGGGCCACTCCCACGCGCTCCTCAGTGGCCACGGCAACACGAGCGTCCGCGCCGCCTTCATCCACGTGGTCGGAGACCTGCTGCAGAGCGTCGGCGTCATGGTGGCGGCGACCGTCATCTACTTTCGG cctgAGTATAAAGTTGCAGATCCCATCTGCACGTTCCTCTTCTCCGTCTTCGTCCTCTGCACCACCGTCACCATCCTCAGAGACGTCTTCCGGATACTCATGGAAG ggtcTCCTAAAGGAGTAGAGTTTAACTCAGTGAAGGAGGTGCTGCTGTCCGTGAAGGCTGTGAAGTCTATGCACTGTCTGCACCTCTGGGCTCTGACTCTGAGCCAGGCACTGGTCTCTGTTCACCTGGCCATAG AGGAGGGAGCCGACgctcagtctgtgctgcaggaggccACCGATCTGCTCCACACCAAGTTTGGCTTCTACAGCATCACCATCCAGGTCGAGCTCTACTCTGAAGACATGAGCCACTGCTCCCACTGCCAGGACCCCAGTGACTGA